One window of the Colletotrichum destructivum chromosome 6, complete sequence genome contains the following:
- a CDS encoding Putative extracellular membrane protein, CFEM, whose protein sequence is MKSLLRWSLVLLPWAAGTVLAQNSTNSSISPLELVSQVPQCAVSCVTRSFLTSGCSLDALAPCVCTNVSLLKELSGCVQSSCKWQDQLELSYLTDDLCGPYPHPSRDFEIKVVVAVLAVITFPIVLLRLLSRWIVASGLQLDDWMTLVAAALLGATLGCVVTTANLGFGLHYWNVNAANAQLILQLYFAVQMLYIAVLVLAKLSIVALFARLFPDRKFQIVNKLVMVFLIGHGVVFLFVIGFECTPISGIWDRTIPRKCVNLNAVAVASSVLSIVEDIAILAMPIQQLSKLQLGLKKKIAVGFMLSLGSFACITSIVRLRWLMMFVESYDTTWDNVDIVTWSMAEISCALMCGSLPALRPLFKKIPGLLTTIRSTHHTAERKETVDRGSSLLYLRDKDLASMPPTPAPEPSPTESEGSFMIKIHIAEQLDPRMKPLPPPPLQPLTYQPPWRDSGLPLTPKTPKTPKTPSTPMSSRSFRREANADYELDLRSVVNTKTWM, encoded by the exons ATGAAGAGCCTCCTGAGGTGGTCGCTCGTCCTGCTGCCGTGGGCAGCCGGAACAGTCCTCGCCCAGAACAGTACCAATTCCTCCATCTCCCCGCTGGAACTCGTGTCCCAGGTTCCGCAATGTGCT GTTTCTTGCGTCACAAGATCGTTCCTCACCTCGGGCTGCAGCCTCGACGCACTCGCCCCTTGTGTTTGCACCAACGTCTCGCTCCTGAAGGAATTGTCTGGATGTGTGCAATCATCCTGCAAGTGGCAGGATCAACTTG AGTTGTCGTACTTGACGGATGATTTGTGCGGCCCCTACCCACACCCATCCAGAGACTTCGAGAtcaaggtggtggtggcagtaTTGGCTGTGATCACCTTCCCTATCGTGCTTCTGAGACTGCTCTCGCGATGGATCGTGGCGAGTGGCCTGCAACTGGACGACTGGATGACGCTCGTGGCAGCG GCCCTTCTAGGCGCAACTCTTGGGTGTGTTGTTACGA CTGCCAACCTCGGATTTGGTCTTCATTACTGGAACGTCAATGCAGCAAATGCCCAGCTTATTCTTCAA CTATACTTCGCGGTGCAGATGCTGTACATCGCCGTACTCGTGCTGGCGAAGCTATCGATCGTGGCCCTTTTCGCCCGTCTCTTCCCCGACCGCAAGTTCCAGATCGTCAACAAGCTCGTCATGGTTTTCCTCATCGGCCACGGAGTGGTCTTTCTCTTTGTCATCGGGTTCGAATGCACGCCCATCTCCGGGATCTGGGACCGCACCATCCCGCGCAAGTGCGTCAACCTCAACGCGGTGGCTGTGGCCAGCTCGGTCCTCAGCATTGTGGAGGATATTGCCATCCTTGCGATGCCCATTCAGCAGCTCAGCAAGTTGCAGCTTGggctcaagaagaagattgCGGTCGGCTTCATGCTCAGCCTGGGATCTTT CGCGTGTATTACTTCCATCGTTCGTCTGCGCTGGCTTATGATGTTTGTCGAGTCGTATGACACCACAT GGGACAACGTCGACATAGTGACGTGGAGCATGGCTGAGATTTCGTGCGCTCTGATGTGCGGCAGTCTACCAGCACTCCGTCCTCTCTTCAAGAAGATCCCGGGTCTTCTCACCACCATACGCAGCACGCATCATACTGCCGAGCGCAAGGAGACGGTCGACAGGGGCAGCAGTCTTTTGTATCTCCGTGACAAGGACCTTGCATCAATGCCACCGACTCCTGCACCGGAGCCTTCGCCGACGGAATCCGAGGGCTCATTCATGATCAAAATACACATTGCCGAGCAGCTCGATCCCAGGATGAAACCCCtaccgccaccaccactgcaGCCGCTTACCTATCAGCCGCCGTGGAGAGACAGTGGCCTACCACTAACCCCCAAAACGCCCAAGACGCCCAAGACGCCTTCAACACCTATGAGTTCCCGGAGTTTCAGGAGAGAGGCCAACGCAGACTACGAGTTGGACCTGAGAAGTGTTGTGAACACAAAGACGTGGATGTAG
- a CDS encoding Putative major facilitator superfamily, MFS transporter superfamily translates to MNEETETMDVVKDAATTTEAPSRPPTGGDRHEAHQQSRTASEKGSSSSSTSSPPAAPLTGQQQEKHTEDEKQEKITRSTDDDYPEGGTRAWLVAAGTAGILFCSLGYTNSFGVFQAYYMRNQLRDHTPDDISWIGSIQAFLVFASGAIGGPVFDRYGAWVIRPAAVVYIFSVMMTSLCREYWQFMLAQGVLSGISNGLIMFPAMAATPQYFFKRRGAAMGLVIAGSSVGAVVFPIVLSELLETVGFGWSVRVCGFIMMPVLLFSSMTVRARLPPRKSRFFVWTAFRDPLYLCLIGGVCLMFVGMFIPLFYLPTFGIDHGMNPALASYLVAIINGASVPGRIVPGILGDKFGRINTLFTAGLLTGVLILVWPKAGNEAGIIGFSAAYGLTSGAIISGGSVVFTLCPKTPKDIGTYMGMGIAFASMAVLVGPPVSGALLNRYHGYDQISIFGGVVCMAGTVLALCAKMFTNEGLLGFV, encoded by the exons ATGAACGAAGAGACCGAGACGATGGACGTGGTGAAGGACGCCGCCACGACGACAGAAGctccctcgaggccgccgacgggtGGGGATCGCCACGAAGCACACCAGCAGTCGCGCACCGCGTcggagaagggcagcagcagcagcagcacgtcgtcaccgccggcggcgcctttGACCGGGCAGCAGCAAGAGAAGCAtaccgaggacgagaagcaggAGAAGATCACCAGGTCGACAGACGACGATTAccccgagggcggcacgcGAGCCTGGCTCGTGGCGGCCGGCACGGCGGGCATCCTGTTCTGCTCGCTGGGGTACACCAACTCGTTCGGCGTGTTCCAGGCGTACTACATGCGCAACCAGCTGCGCGACCACACCCCGGACGACATCTCCTGGATCGGCTCCATCCAGGCCTTTCTCGTCTTTGCCTCGGGGGCCATCGGGGGCCCGGTGTTTGATCGATACGGTGCCTGG GTCATCCGTCCCGCGGCGGTGGTGTACATCTTCTCCGTCATGATGACCAGCCTGTGCCGCGAGTACTGGCAGTTCATGCTCGCGCAGGGCGTGCTCAGCGGCATCTCCAACGGGCTGATCATGTTCCCAGCGATGGCGGCCACGCCGCAGTACTTTTTCAAGAGGAGGGGCGCGGCCATgggcctcgtcatcgccggctcctcggtcggcgccgtcgtgtTCCCCATTGTGCTCTCGGAGCTGCTGGAGACGGTCGGGTTCGGCTGGTCCGTCCGGGTCTGCGGCTTCATCATGATGCCggtcctcctcttctcgtcgatgacggtcAGGGCGCGCCTCCCGCCGCGCAAGAGCCGCTTCTTCGTCTGGACGGCGTTCCGGGACCCGCTCTACCTCTGCCTGATCGGCGGCGTGTGCCTCATGTTCGTCGGCATGTTCATCCCGCTCTTCTACCTGCCGACGTTCGGCATCGACCACGGCATGAACCCGGCGCTGGCCTCGtacctcgtcgccatcatcaacggcgcCTCGGTCCCCGGACGCATCGTACCCGGGATCCTGGGCGACAAGTTCGGTCGTATCAACACGCTCTTCACCGCGGGCCTCCTCACGGGGGTGCTGATTCTGGTCTGGCCCAAGGCCGGCAACGAggccggcatcatcggcttcTCCGCGGCCTACGGTCTCACCTCGGGCGCCATCATCTCGGGTGGCTCGGTCGTGTTCACGTTGTGTCCCAAGACCCCAAAGGACATCGGCACCTATATGGGGATGGGCATTGCATTCGCGTCCATGGCTGTCTTGGTTGGGCCGCCCGTCAGCGGTGCGCTGCTGAATCGGTATCACGGCTACGATCAGATCTCCATCTTTGGCGGTGTGGTCTGTATGGCAGGGACAGTGCTTGCGCTCTGCGCCAAGATGTTTACGAACGAGGGTCTTTTGGGATTTGTTTGA
- a CDS encoding Putative dienelactone hydrolase, alpha/Beta hydrolase has protein sequence MLSKSIVVALLGLASLVTAQKKGPIADVPLIAHTGTPVGKEVSYNGLTQYVSKPKKWSAHGNKTTGVLYLTDVFGIQLDQNKLLTDSFARAGFVSVAPDLFNGNPAPNDINIPGFNTTQFLAQHGPNVTDPIVANSIRYLREELGVDRVAVTGYCFGGRYAFRVLADGKGADVGFAAHPSLLSDDEIKAITRPASVAAAETDNLMPPARRAEVEALLSQTGQPFTVALYSGTSHGFGVRANISDPRQKFGKEEAFLQAVRFFDVWA, from the exons ATGCTCAGCAAGTCGATTGTCGTGGCGCTCTTGGGGCTCGCCTCCCTCGTCACCGCCCAGAAAAAGGGACCCATTGCCGACGTCCCCCTCATTGCCCATACCGGCACTCCCGTCGGCAAGGAGGTTTCCTACAACGGAC TCACCCAGTACGTCTCGAAGCCCAAGAAATGGAGCGCGCACGGCAACAAGACAACCGGGGTTTTGTACCTGACTGATGTCTTTGGCATCCAGCTGGACCAGAACAAGCT GCTCACCGACAGCTTCGCCCGAGCCGGCTTCGTCTCCGTCGCGCCCGACCTGTTCAACGGCAACCCGGCGCCCAACGACATCAACATCCCCGGCTTCAACACGACGCAGTTCCTTGCGCAGCACGGCCCCAACGTGACGGAccccatcgtcgccaactCGATCCGGTACCTCCGCGaagagctcggcgtcgataGGGTCGCCGTCACGGGCTACTGTTTCGGTGGCCGCTACGCGTtccgcgtcctcgccgacggtaagggcgccgacgtcggcttcgccgcccaCCCGAGCCTGCTgtccgacgacgagatcaaggccatcacCCGCCCCGCCAgcgtcgccgctgctg AGACGGACAATCTCATGCCTCCCGCCCGtcgcgccgaggtcgaggcgcTCCTCAGCCAGACCGGACAGCCGTTCACGGTTGCGCTATACAGCGGCACCTCCCACGGCTTCGGCGTCCGCGCCAACATCTCGGACCCCAGGCAGAAGTTCGGTAAGGAGGAGGCTTTCCTCCAGGCTGTGCGCTTCTTCGACGTCTGGGCTTAA
- a CDS encoding Putative major facilitator superfamily, MFS transporter superfamily: MEANTVSKSEKTVRAESVELAESQAFDETSTKKLLRKLDWHIIPFMSLIYLLCFLDRTNIGNARLDHLEQDLKLHGLQYNDCLAVLFPFYIAAEIPSNIMMKRLRPSIWLTFIMVCWSASMIGQGFVKGYNGLMATRVFLGIFEGGLFPGVNYYITQWYCRHECGFRMALFFSAATLAGAFGGILARGIAEMHGVGGLSAWAWIFILEGILSILVSFTAYWAIYDYPATAQFLSDKERSEVQRRLQEDSGHLSNDFDIKYVWQAIKDWKIYIHMLVCMAGFCPIYSIALFLPTIIKNMGYTANNAQLMSVPPYCFACVFTIAASWYADRVRQRGVFLMGFQLVAILGFGLLVGTSKSSAQYAGTIFAAIGIYPQIPLGLAWNSSNIGGSLKRGTGIAMQVMGGNCGGIIASYVYLSRDGPRYTTGHSILIGFVSMAFFLTLFMTIWCRKENARRDLINTGADVQELTEEQKKLEAELADNVPWFRYTI; encoded by the exons ATGGAAGCCAACACCGTTTCGAAGTCTGAAAAGACTGTCCGCGCCGAGTCGGTTGAGCTTGCCGAATCGCAGGCCTTTGACGAGACCTCGACGAAGAAGCTCCTAAGAAAGCTGGACTGGCACATCATCCCTTTCATGAGCCTGATCTATTT ACTCTGCTTTCTGGACCGGACCAACATTGGCAACGCCAGACTGGACCACCTGGAACAGGATCTCAAGCTGCACGGTCTCCAGTACAATGACTGCCTCGCCGTCCTATTCCCGTTCTACATCGCGGCCGAGATCCCGAGCAACATCATGATGAAGCGGCTCAGGCCGTCCATCTGGCTGACGTTCATCATGGTGTGCTGGTCTGCCTCGATGATAGGTCAGGGCTTCGTAAAGGGCTACAACGGACTCATGGCCACGCGGGTGTTCCTGGGCATcttcgagggcggcctgTTCCCCGGCGTCAACTACTACATCACGCAGTGGTACTGCAGACACGAGTGCGGGTTTCGGATGGCGCtgttcttctccgccgcgACGCTCGCCGGTGCGTTTGGCGGCATCCTTGCTCGCGGGATCGCGGAGAtgcacggcgtcggcgggcttTCTGCGTGGGCCTGGATCTTCATTCTCGAAGGTATCCTGAGCATCCTTGTGTCTTTCACGGCGTACTGGGCCATCTACGACTACCCGGCGAC CGCGCAGTTTCTCAGCGACAAAGAGCGGTCCGAGGTCCAGAGGCGGCTGCAAGAAGACTCGGGCCATTTATCAAACGATTTTGACATCAAGTACGTGTGGCAGGCGATCAAGGACTGGAAGATCTACATCCACATGCTCGTGTGCATGGCGGGCTTCTGCCCCATCTACTccatcgccctcttcctgccGACCATCATCAAGAACATGGGCTACACGGCCAACAACGCCCAGCTGATGTCTGTGCCGCCGTACTGCTTCGCCTGCGtcttcaccatcgccgcgAGCTGGTACGCCGACAGGGTTAGACAGCGCGGAGTGTTCCTGATGGGCTTCCAGCTTGTGGCGATCCTGGGATTCGGGTTGTTGGTCGGCACGAGTAAGTCCTCGGCACAATACGCCGGGACCATCTTTGCCGCGATTG GCATATATCCACAGATCCCTCTTGGTCTTGCGTggaacagcagcaacatcgGTGGCAGTCTGAAGAGGGGAACTGGCATAGCTATGCAGGTCATGGGAGGCAACTGCGGTGGCATCATCGCATCCTACGTCTATCTTAGCCGGGATGGCCCTCGCTACACCACGGGCCACAGTATCCTTATCGGCTTCGTCAG catggccttcttcttgacgCTGTTCATGACCATCTGGTGTCGCAAGGAGAACGCCCGTCGAGACCTCATCAATACTGGGGCGGACGTGCAGGAGTTGACGGAAGAGCAGAAAAAGCTGGAGGCAGAGCTTGCCGACAACGTACCATGGTTCAGGTACACCATCTAG